A genomic window from Serinus canaria isolate serCan28SL12 chromosome 4A, serCan2020, whole genome shotgun sequence includes:
- the LOC103816326 gene encoding BTB/POZ domain-containing protein KCTD12-like, producing the protein MALADPASCAKGSEDNSPFPDIIELNVGGQVYITRHPTLVSVPGSRLWEMFTQKNARSLARDSKGRFFVDRDGFLFRYILDYMRDQQLVLPEHFPERGRLQREAEYFMLPELVKLLVPKLSEQNSLGDDPCQSDPEEPSPGADATRSLGSAAALPGAAGGTEGRRAGFITIGYRGSYTLGRDSQTDAKFRRVARIMVCGKTSLAKEVFGDTLNESRDPDRPPERYTSRYYLKFTFLEQAFDKLADAGFHMVACNSTGTCAFAHEQTDDRIWTSYTEYVFYRE; encoded by the coding sequence ATGGCCCTGGCAGACCCCGCGAGCTGTGCCAAAGGCAGCGAGGACAACAGCCCCTTCCCTGACATCATCGAGCTGAACGTGGGGGGCCAGGTGTACATCACCCGGCACCCCACGCTGGTCAGCGTGCCCGGCTCGCGGCTCTGGGAGATGTTCACGCAGAAGAATGCGCGCTCGCTGGCCCGCGACAGCAAGGGCCGCTTCTTCGTGGACCGGGACGGGTTCCTGTTCCGCTACATCCTGGATTACATGAGGGaccagcagctggtgctgcccgAGCACTTCCCAGAGCGGGGCCGGCTGCAGCGCGAGGCCGAGTACTTCATGCTGCCGGAGCTGGTGAAGCTGCTGGTGCCCAAGCTCAGCGAGCAGAACTCCCTGGGGGACGATCCCTGCCAGAGCGACCCCGAGGAGCCGTCCCCTGGCGCGGACGCCACGCGCAGCCTGGGCTCGGCCGCCGCGCTGCCCGGCGCCGCCGGTGGCACCGAGGGCCGCAGGGCAGGGTTCATCACCATCGGCTACCGCGGCTCCTACAcgctgggcagggacagccagacGGACGCCAAGTTCCGCAGGGTGGCCCGGATCATGGTGTGCGGCAAGACCTCGCTGGCCAAGGAGGTCTTTGGGGACACCTTGAATGAGAGCAGGGACCCGGACAGGCCCCCGGAGAGGTACACGTCCAGGTACTACCTCAAATTCACCTTCCTGGAGCAAGCCTTTGACAAACTGGCCGATGCCGGCTTCCACATGGTGGCCTGCAACTCCACGGGCACCTGTGCCTTCGCCCACGAGCAGA